The Halomicronema hongdechloris C2206 genome includes a window with the following:
- a CDS encoding CHAD domain-containing protein, whose protein sequence is MAYRFKAQESIPTGIKRIADEQIESSIHRLTHEIEADRAEAIHSARKHFKKLRALVRLVRDEVGQVAYKRENIFFRDAGRELSDLRDAEVRIETLDNLIDHYQDSIVSDQFEGIRQVLVDAYEATQKSEGPKQQEIAAIVSDLKLAQARIQAWDMQDEWETLRGGLQRVYKRGHQDFFQTCEHSTPEHLHEWRKRVKYLWYHLRILSPTWPETLKVMKDQAKDLSDLLGDDHDLAVLRAFIVDDPEAFADDEQLGMLLALIQLRQLELQNQAHFLGQRLYAEKPKAFSARMGVYWQAWRTEVAQSPCEEFQQLNRPA, encoded by the coding sequence ATGGCATATCGATTCAAGGCACAGGAGTCAATCCCTACCGGGATTAAGCGCATCGCTGACGAACAAATTGAGTCGTCCATTCACAGACTCACCCATGAGATCGAGGCCGATCGGGCCGAAGCGATTCATAGCGCGCGGAAACACTTCAAAAAACTGCGAGCCCTGGTGCGGTTGGTGCGGGATGAGGTGGGTCAAGTGGCCTACAAGCGAGAAAATATTTTCTTCCGCGACGCTGGCCGTGAATTATCTGATCTGCGAGATGCCGAGGTGCGCATCGAAACCTTAGATAACCTGATAGACCACTATCAAGACTCCATTGTCTCCGACCAATTTGAGGGGATTCGTCAGGTCCTGGTTGATGCTTACGAAGCCACACAAAAATCTGAGGGGCCTAAGCAGCAAGAGATCGCGGCCATCGTATCTGACCTGAAACTGGCCCAGGCGCGGATTCAAGCTTGGGACATGCAAGACGAGTGGGAGACTCTCCGAGGTGGACTGCAGCGAGTCTACAAGCGAGGGCATCAGGATTTCTTTCAGACCTGCGAACACTCGACGCCAGAGCACTTGCATGAATGGCGCAAGCGGGTGAAATATCTCTGGTATCACCTGCGGATTCTATCCCCCACGTGGCCCGAAACGCTGAAGGTGATGAAAGATCAGGCGAAGGACCTCTCTGATCTGCTGGGTGATGATCACGATTTAGCCGTGCTGCGGGCCTTTATTGTGGATGATCCAGAGGCATTTGCCGACGATGAGCAATTGGGCATGCTACTGGCCTTGATCCAACTGCGGCAGCTGGAATTGCAGAACCAGGCCCACTTCTTGGGCCAGCGCCTCTACGCCGAAAAGCCCAAGGCCTTTAGCGCTCGTATGGGAGTCTATTGGCAAGCATGGCGGACTGAAGTGGCACAGTCCCCTTGCGAAGAGTTCCAGCAACTGAATCGACCAGCCTAG
- the hrcA gene encoding heat-inducible transcriptional repressor HrcA, protein MSRSLRLSPRQQHVLWATVRHYVATAEPVGSKALVQEYNLSVSPATIRNAMGALERSGLLYQPHTSAGRVPSDSGYRLYVDRLMQPSEELARQVDSRFSSDLNWPAWSLEALLKGAAQVLATLSGYLAVITVPQTSMALIRHLQLIRVESGQILLLVLLDSLATQSMVLPLPQPGNAEEAGLEALDRELQILSNFLTHHLRGRLLSEITTLDWSELDREFQRYADALREAMLELARHTEVLAPTQLIVSGLAEVLRQPEFSESQQLQAILHLLEEEQSQLWSLIGKSSPAVEASRLQVWIGSENPLEPMQGCALVSSTYVKDERPIGSVSLLGPTRMMYENVVAVVEAAADYLSTTLN, encoded by the coding sequence ATGTCGCGTTCCCTGAGATTGAGTCCTAGACAACAACATGTACTCTGGGCAACTGTGCGCCACTACGTTGCCACGGCAGAACCGGTAGGATCCAAGGCCCTGGTTCAAGAATATAACCTGTCGGTGAGTCCAGCCACGATTCGTAACGCCATGGGAGCACTGGAACGGTCGGGGCTGCTGTATCAACCCCATACCTCGGCAGGGCGGGTGCCTTCGGACTCTGGATATCGACTGTATGTGGATCGCCTGATGCAGCCGTCAGAGGAATTAGCCCGTCAGGTGGATTCCCGCTTCAGCAGCGATCTCAATTGGCCCGCCTGGAGTCTAGAGGCGTTGCTCAAGGGAGCGGCCCAGGTGCTGGCTACCCTGAGTGGTTACTTGGCCGTGATCACCGTGCCCCAGACTAGCATGGCCTTGATCCGCCATCTACAGCTAATTCGGGTAGAGTCAGGGCAGATTCTATTGTTGGTGTTGCTCGATTCTCTAGCGACTCAGTCTATGGTGCTGCCGTTGCCTCAGCCTGGCAATGCTGAGGAGGCCGGCTTAGAGGCCCTAGATCGAGAGTTACAGATTCTCTCTAATTTTCTGACCCATCATCTGCGGGGGCGGCTCTTGTCTGAGATTACCACCCTGGATTGGAGCGAGTTGGACCGAGAGTTCCAGCGCTATGCCGATGCCCTACGAGAGGCCATGTTGGAGTTGGCTCGCCATACTGAGGTCTTGGCTCCAACTCAGCTCATTGTTAGCGGCTTGGCTGAGGTGTTGCGGCAGCCGGAATTCTCTGAGTCTCAGCAGTTGCAGGCCATTTTACACCTGTTGGAAGAAGAGCAGTCTCAACTGTGGTCCCTAATTGGAAAATCATCGCCGGCGGTGGAGGCGTCTCGGTTGCAGGTTTGGATTGGCTCGGAAAATCCCCTGGAACCAATGCAGGGGTGTGCCTTGGTTTCGTCCACCTATGTTAAGGATGAACGGCCCATCGGCAGTGTCAGTCTGCTGGGGCCTACCCGCATGATGTATGAAAATGTGGTGGCTGTGGTGGAGGCGGCGGCGGACTATCTATCTACCACCTTGAATTAA
- a CDS encoding DUF4126 domain-containing protein encodes MFITELLAVLSIGAATGLRLAMPLLLIGLLSGEQLWSNVPLLAHLPPQLVIGILAAWSLAELVLSKDRPSQRLFQLTELVLSPVVGLLAGIAVARTAALQGWLLVLVAGVATLLALVIHLVQLGWFYRPQPPRLWVLVAEDFLCIGLVFSAFDAPQHGGIIALLLLWLVIRTSTAWRQWYGRPLQRSQRRRKRLRPQD; translated from the coding sequence GTGTTCATCACAGAACTGTTAGCAGTTCTCTCGATTGGGGCAGCCACTGGCCTTCGGCTAGCCATGCCTTTGCTGCTGATTGGGCTACTCTCGGGAGAGCAACTCTGGTCTAATGTACCGCTCTTGGCTCACCTACCGCCTCAATTGGTGATTGGGATTTTGGCTGCTTGGTCCTTGGCCGAGTTGGTGTTATCGAAGGATCGCCCTAGTCAGCGACTGTTTCAGCTGACGGAGTTGGTCCTGAGCCCGGTAGTCGGGCTGCTGGCCGGTATTGCAGTGGCCCGCACTGCTGCCTTGCAGGGTTGGCTGCTGGTGCTGGTGGCAGGAGTGGCCACGCTACTGGCCTTAGTCATTCATCTGGTGCAGCTGGGCTGGTTCTATCGGCCTCAACCGCCTCGGCTTTGGGTGCTGGTGGCCGAGGATTTTCTCTGTATTGGGTTGGTCTTCTCGGCCTTTGATGCCCCTCAACACGGCGGCATTATTGCCCTGTTGCTGCTGTGGCTAGTGATCCGCACCTCTACGGCCTGGCGACAGTGGTATGGTCGCCCCCTACAGCGCTCGCAGCGCCGCCGCAAGCGCCTGCGGCCCCAAGATTGA
- a CDS encoding LysR family transcriptional regulator produces MSDLPFTLDQLRILKAIAAEGSFKRAADSLYVSQPAVSLQVQNLERQLDVPLFDRGGRRAQLTEAGHLLLSYGDRILSLCQETCRAIEDLQNLQGGTLIVGASQTTGTYLLPRMIGMFRQHYPDVTVQLHVHSTRRTSWSVANGQVDLAIIGGEVPPELQDSLQILPYAEDELALIMPVFHPLASSGQIQRDDLYKLQFIALDSQSTIRKVIDQVLSRSGIDTRRLTIEMELNSIEAIKTAVQSGLGVAFVSISAIEKELQMGVLHRATIDSIVVNRTLSVIFNPNRYRSKAAEAFTQEILPQFTNHPLELTKKLASAQKNGAVLETAAAATAEVSSSEDGVSGE; encoded by the coding sequence ATGTCTGACCTTCCATTTACTCTAGATCAACTCCGAATTCTCAAAGCCATCGCGGCTGAGGGAAGCTTCAAGCGGGCTGCCGACAGCCTGTATGTATCACAGCCGGCTGTCAGTCTGCAGGTTCAAAATCTAGAACGTCAGCTGGATGTGCCCCTGTTTGATCGGGGCGGTCGTCGGGCTCAACTGACCGAAGCCGGACACCTGCTCCTCAGTTATGGCGATCGCATCCTTAGCCTGTGCCAAGAAACCTGCCGGGCTATCGAAGACCTACAAAACTTGCAGGGAGGCACCTTGATCGTCGGCGCCAGCCAGACAACAGGCACCTATCTGCTGCCTCGCATGATTGGCATGTTTCGCCAGCACTATCCCGATGTGACGGTGCAACTACATGTGCATTCCACTCGCCGCACCTCCTGGAGTGTGGCCAACGGTCAGGTGGATTTAGCTATTATTGGCGGCGAGGTGCCCCCAGAATTGCAGGATTCCTTACAGATCTTGCCCTACGCTGAAGATGAGCTGGCCTTGATCATGCCGGTCTTCCATCCCCTGGCCAGTAGCGGCCAGATCCAGCGGGACGACCTTTACAAGCTGCAATTCATTGCCCTCGACTCCCAATCCACCATCCGCAAGGTCATCGATCAGGTGTTAAGTCGTAGCGGCATTGACACCCGACGATTGACCATCGAAATGGAACTCAACTCCATTGAAGCCATCAAAACAGCAGTGCAATCGGGGTTGGGCGTAGCCTTTGTATCTATTTCGGCCATTGAAAAGGAACTGCAGATGGGAGTGTTGCACCGGGCCACCATTGATTCCATTGTGGTCAACCGCACCCTGTCGGTGATTTTCAATCCCAATCGCTATCGCTCCAAGGCCGCCGAAGCCTTTACCCAGGAGATTTTACCCCAGTTCACCAACCACCCCCTAGAATTGACGAAGAAGTTGGCCTCTGCCCAGAAAAATGGGGCAGTTCTGGAGACTGCAGCGGCAGCAACGGCAGAGGTGTCTTCTTCGGAGGATGGGGTATCGGGGGAGTAA
- a CDS encoding Crp/Fnr family transcriptional regulator: MYPLTPSDYARPFLTWQRIADWAQKHYRSRTFSKDERIPVRTGLLYLVERGAVRLVSDAHVIASQRSQEPSESLAEAANEEAFLGFVGAGQPFEIIAQSPFALQSYAHVDQTSVLWMYWQDLDNWPHFRREVLDAFRYQHQRKLLWLSTLGQRRTIDRLLGFLILLIEEFGQPYEGGYYLPWSLTHAQIGSAIGSTRVTVTRLMGKLRQQGLIRLYKDGLLAIPADIVQQQQA; the protein is encoded by the coding sequence ATGTATCCACTGACGCCGTCTGACTATGCCCGGCCGTTTTTGACCTGGCAACGGATTGCTGACTGGGCCCAGAAGCACTATCGCTCTCGCACCTTTAGTAAAGACGAACGGATTCCGGTTCGGACTGGCTTGTTGTATTTGGTGGAACGGGGGGCAGTGCGGCTGGTCAGTGATGCTCATGTCATTGCCAGTCAGCGGTCTCAAGAGCCCTCTGAATCCCTGGCGGAGGCGGCTAATGAAGAGGCCTTCTTGGGATTCGTTGGGGCCGGGCAACCGTTTGAAATCATTGCTCAGTCTCCGTTTGCCTTGCAGAGCTACGCCCACGTCGATCAAACCAGTGTGCTCTGGATGTATTGGCAAGACCTCGACAATTGGCCCCATTTTCGTCGGGAAGTGCTGGATGCCTTTCGCTACCAGCATCAACGGAAATTGCTCTGGCTCAGTACCTTGGGCCAGCGGCGCACCATCGATCGGCTACTGGGGTTTTTGATTTTGTTGATTGAGGAGTTTGGCCAACCCTATGAGGGGGGCTATTACTTACCCTGGAGCTTGACCCATGCTCAGATTGGCAGTGCTATTGGCTCCACTCGGGTGACGGTGACTCGCTTGATGGGGAAGTTGCGCCAACAGGGGCTGATTCGACTCTACAAAGATGGGCTCTTGGCTATCCCCGCCGATATCGTGCAACAACAACAGGCCTAA
- a CDS encoding universal stress protein: MAAYHKILVALDSSPLSDKVFTCASTLAKQQGAKLMLIHCFTLPKPHQDFGDRYGANLGEFLSLAQTHIEEGMEATRQWLNGYAQTAKDMTLDVDWDWYVGEAGPQICAAAEDWNADLIVVGRRGHTGLQEILLGSVSNYVLHRCRRAVLVVQGDKV, encoded by the coding sequence ATGGCTGCTTACCACAAAATTTTGGTTGCTTTAGACAGTTCTCCCCTCTCTGACAAGGTATTTACCTGTGCCAGCACCTTAGCTAAACAACAGGGGGCAAAGCTGATGCTGATCCATTGCTTTACCCTGCCCAAACCCCACCAAGACTTTGGTGATCGCTACGGGGCCAATCTGGGAGAATTTCTGAGCCTAGCCCAGACCCACATCGAAGAGGGCATGGAAGCCACCCGCCAATGGCTGAATGGCTATGCCCAAACCGCCAAAGATATGACACTGGACGTGGATTGGGATTGGTATGTCGGTGAAGCGGGTCCCCAAATTTGTGCGGCGGCCGAAGACTGGAATGCCGATCTGATTGTGGTCGGTCGTCGAGGGCATACAGGCTTGCAGGAAATTTTGCTGGGCAGTGTCAGTAACTACGTGTTGCATCGCTGCCGACGTGCAGTGTTAGTGGTGCAGGGAGATAAAGTATAG
- a CDS encoding DUF6761 family protein: MLQDVRAIRYYQRITDALTENWDRGYRLDELRLYLEGYLAALRHADALEPYLIHRLEEDVVRYLHDPSNFSTADPKPKVDYY; this comes from the coding sequence ATGTTGCAAGATGTCAGAGCGATTCGCTACTACCAACGCATCACCGATGCCCTCACGGAAAACTGGGATCGAGGCTATCGACTCGATGAGCTACGTCTCTATCTGGAAGGATACTTAGCAGCCCTGCGTCATGCTGATGCCTTAGAACCCTATTTAATCCACCGATTGGAAGAGGATGTGGTCCGCTATCTCCATGATCCATCTAACTTTTCTACAGCAGACCCCAAACCCAAGGTGGACTATTATTAG
- a CDS encoding rhomboid family intramembrane serine protease — protein MTNPNDDGTLWSELQAQVLILGGLVIVIWLVHGVDWLLPRDLRAYGIHPRTWMGLRGILLAPFLHGSWTHLIANTIPLVTLAWLIMLRQIRDFWLVSLVVMLVGGLGIWLVGATGSVHIGASTLIFGYFGFLMMRSYFERSLVAIAMAILVFFLYGSIIWGILPTQTGVSWEGHLFGLIGGIIAARWLSRR, from the coding sequence ATGACTAACCCTAACGACGATGGCACCCTCTGGAGCGAACTGCAGGCTCAGGTCTTGATCCTGGGGGGACTGGTGATAGTGATATGGCTGGTTCATGGCGTGGATTGGCTGCTTCCTCGAGATTTGAGGGCCTATGGTATCCATCCCCGCACCTGGATGGGCCTGCGGGGCATTCTGCTGGCCCCGTTTCTCCATGGCAGTTGGACTCACCTGATTGCCAACACCATACCCCTGGTGACCCTGGCTTGGCTGATCATGCTGCGACAGATTCGAGATTTTTGGCTGGTGAGCCTGGTGGTGATGCTAGTGGGCGGGCTAGGAATCTGGTTAGTGGGAGCTACGGGGTCGGTGCATATCGGCGCCAGCACCCTGATTTTTGGCTACTTTGGCTTTCTGATGATGCGGAGCTATTTTGAGCGCAGCCTAGTTGCGATCGCAATGGCGATTCTGGTGTTTTTCCTCTATGGCAGCATCATCTGGGGCATATTGCCCACCCAGACCGGTGTTTCCTGGGAAGGCCATCTTTTCGGTCTGATCGGGGGCATCATTGCCGCCCGTTGGCTCAGCCGTCGCTAG
- a CDS encoding cation diffusion facilitator family transporter: MSKEADSRRISYRLLVTILWANLLVLVIEVGAGWASQSLLLLADSLHTLIDSFSTLLSLVAIASPQRPLGREIWGHGRGEVAGTLILTAFLGFTGFSLVWVALRQLYQALQQGSQSFPVQIDLPVLQLMAVLVLLSLTLALYGSHHARSLHSLALGLTTQHSLQDGWLSLVMVAGLAAIWQQQAWVDPMLALVFTGLAVRSLWRVLNAQLPMLLRPTAIAPEAIAQTVAQVEGVTRCVRIRSRGMVGRQVWIQLHLAVHPEFIDMADQVEERAEAALRQRYGPLRTQIWIEPAQAADAYGLPSNIPDGADWSD, from the coding sequence ATGAGCAAGGAGGCCGATTCGCGTCGCATTAGCTATCGCCTACTGGTGACTATCCTGTGGGCAAACTTGCTGGTGTTGGTGATTGAGGTCGGTGCTGGCTGGGCTAGTCAGTCTCTGCTGCTGCTGGCTGACTCCCTTCATACCTTGATCGATAGCTTCAGTACCCTGCTCAGTCTAGTTGCGATCGCATCTCCCCAGCGCCCCTTGGGCCGAGAAATCTGGGGCCATGGCCGCGGCGAAGTGGCTGGCACCCTGATCCTGACTGCCTTTCTGGGCTTCACCGGCTTCAGCCTAGTCTGGGTGGCTCTACGCCAACTCTACCAAGCCCTGCAACAGGGCAGCCAGTCTTTCCCCGTCCAGATCGATCTACCGGTGCTGCAGCTCATGGCCGTGCTGGTGTTGCTCAGCCTCACCCTGGCCCTCTATGGCAGCCACCATGCCCGCTCCCTCCATAGCCTCGCCCTAGGCCTGACCACCCAACACAGCCTCCAGGACGGTTGGCTGAGCCTGGTCATGGTGGCAGGATTGGCCGCCATCTGGCAACAGCAGGCCTGGGTAGACCCGATGTTAGCCTTGGTCTTCACTGGCCTAGCCGTGCGCAGCCTGTGGCGGGTGTTGAATGCCCAACTGCCCATGTTGCTGCGCCCCACCGCCATTGCCCCCGAGGCCATTGCCCAGACCGTTGCCCAAGTGGAAGGCGTGACCCGCTGTGTCCGCATTCGCTCCCGGGGCATGGTAGGCCGTCAAGTCTGGATCCAGCTACATCTGGCTGTCCATCCCGAATTCATTGATATGGCTGATCAAGTAGAAGAACGAGCCGAGGCGGCCCTGCGCCAACGCTATGGTCCCCTGAGAACCCAAATTTGGATCGAACCCGCCCAGGCAGCAGACGCCTATGGCCTGCCCTCGAATATTCCCGACGGCGCTGATTGGAGTGATTAG
- a CDS encoding Cof-type HAD-IIB family hydrolase, whose product MASDIQLIVLDIDGTLAGANNQVSKPVKQALAAAQQQGIAVAIATGRMYCAAVRFHQAIASSLPLLAYQGALIKDPRGGRVYRHSPLPRNLALTLLDELAPWETQQAISIHLYIDDQLHVRQILSETEAYAARSGIQPLAVGDLKQLLLQRPQLQTTKLLAQSPNPITVSQLLAALRPRYATNALYLTQSVQTFLEATSPMANKGAAVRYLAETLLQLRPQQVMAIGDNFNDLEMIQYAGIGIAMADAPLVVQQQADWVAPSVEADGVATAIEHFLLT is encoded by the coding sequence GTGGCGTCGGATATTCAGTTAATAGTTCTCGATATCGATGGCACCTTGGCTGGAGCCAATAATCAGGTATCCAAGCCTGTCAAACAGGCCTTGGCAGCGGCTCAGCAACAGGGTATTGCCGTAGCCATTGCCACGGGTCGCATGTACTGTGCTGCCGTACGCTTTCACCAGGCTATTGCCTCCTCTCTACCACTGTTGGCCTACCAAGGGGCCTTGATCAAGGATCCTCGCGGTGGTCGGGTCTACCGCCACAGTCCCTTACCCCGGAACCTAGCCCTGACCCTATTGGACGAACTGGCCCCCTGGGAAACCCAACAGGCCATATCCATCCATCTCTACATCGACGACCAATTGCACGTCCGCCAGATTCTCAGCGAAACCGAAGCCTATGCTGCCCGTTCTGGTATCCAACCTCTGGCCGTAGGAGACTTGAAGCAACTGCTGCTGCAACGGCCCCAATTGCAGACCACCAAACTCCTGGCCCAGAGCCCCAATCCCATCACTGTCTCCCAGCTGCTCGCTGCCCTGCGACCTCGCTATGCCACCAACGCCCTCTACCTGACCCAATCGGTGCAGACCTTCTTGGAAGCTACCAGCCCCATGGCTAATAAAGGGGCAGCAGTGCGGTACTTAGCCGAAACCCTATTGCAGCTACGGCCTCAGCAGGTGATGGCCATCGGTGATAATTTCAATGATTTAGAGATGATTCAGTATGCTGGCATCGGCATTGCCATGGCTGATGCTCCCTTGGTGGTGCAGCAACAGGCTGACTGGGTTGCCCCCAGCGTCGAAGCCGATGGCGTAGCGACTGCCATCGAGCACTTCTTGCTAACTTAG
- a CDS encoding serine/threonine-protein kinase: protein MEIYCTRPGCSKPVNWFPKLTQATLKTLPQKYCTSCGMPLILAGRYIPQRTLGRGGFGATFWARDRYTPTQRPCVVKLFQPATSMTPQTLQVAQTLFEREAMVLEELGNQHPQIPDLYAFFPLQVAGGPGTRTEEYFYLVQEFIDGQDLGQILAQQGPRPEAEVQAMLTSMLKVLAFVHRHGTIHRDIKPSNIMRRRDGRLFLLDFGAVKQATAAAPQSTSIYSTGYAPPEQMAGGTVYPATDLYALAVTCLELLTAQEPKQLYDPYQNRWQWPPQLQVTPSLKIVLQQMLMADPQQRYASAEDALVALQPPKLSTTLQPSTTKSAPAQAPSPSGKTAPPTPPPPSRRRSTSSFSLVEFLGGAAFTGFEGSLLALALASTLGTTWLGSGAWLLLLAGLVALQWRRVIERVDLIIIAAVTLGVVLWFPPLRLVLAGLSAPGQAVVALAIMAALGTVAIATLYRLIYHLISHLL, encoded by the coding sequence ATGGAGATTTACTGCACCCGTCCCGGTTGCTCTAAGCCTGTCAATTGGTTTCCTAAGCTCACGCAGGCAACCCTCAAAACTCTACCCCAGAAATATTGCACCAGCTGTGGTATGCCCCTGATCTTGGCAGGGCGCTATATTCCCCAGCGGACCTTGGGACGAGGCGGGTTTGGTGCTACCTTTTGGGCGCGAGATCGTTACACCCCGACCCAGCGACCCTGCGTGGTGAAGTTATTTCAACCGGCTACCTCCATGACGCCCCAGACATTGCAGGTGGCTCAGACCCTATTCGAGCGTGAGGCGATGGTCTTAGAAGAGTTGGGAAATCAGCATCCTCAAATTCCTGATTTGTATGCCTTTTTTCCTTTGCAGGTGGCTGGGGGGCCCGGCACCCGGACGGAGGAATATTTCTATCTAGTGCAAGAATTTATCGATGGCCAGGATCTAGGCCAGATTCTGGCGCAACAAGGGCCTCGCCCTGAGGCGGAGGTGCAGGCAATGCTGACATCAATGCTAAAGGTGTTGGCCTTTGTCCACCGCCATGGCACCATCCATCGGGATATCAAGCCCTCTAATATCATGCGGCGGCGAGATGGCCGCTTATTCTTGCTGGATTTTGGCGCGGTGAAGCAGGCCACGGCAGCAGCCCCTCAGTCTACTAGCATTTATTCGACCGGCTACGCGCCACCAGAGCAAATGGCTGGGGGGACGGTGTACCCCGCGACAGATCTCTATGCCCTGGCGGTGACCTGCTTAGAGTTACTTACCGCTCAGGAGCCAAAGCAATTATACGATCCCTACCAAAACCGCTGGCAGTGGCCGCCTCAGCTGCAGGTGACCCCGTCGCTGAAAATAGTGCTGCAGCAGATGTTGATGGCAGATCCCCAGCAGCGCTATGCCAGTGCTGAGGATGCCCTGGTCGCTCTGCAGCCTCCCAAGCTCTCCACTACTCTGCAGCCTTCTACTACTAAGTCAGCCCCAGCCCAGGCTCCTAGTCCGTCCGGGAAGACTGCACCCCCGACTCCGCCTCCCCCATCCCGCCGCCGTTCTACTTCTTCTTTCTCTCTGGTTGAGTTTCTCGGTGGAGCCGCCTTCACCGGATTTGAAGGCAGCCTCCTAGCCTTGGCTCTAGCCAGTACCCTAGGCACCACTTGGTTAGGGAGTGGCGCCTGGTTGTTGCTATTGGCCGGGTTAGTCGCACTGCAGTGGCGACGGGTGATCGAGCGTGTCGATCTGATCATTATTGCCGCAGTAACCCTGGGGGTGGTGTTGTGGTTCCCGCCGTTGCGCTTGGTTCTGGCCGGGTTGAGCGCTCCGGGGCAAGCCGTGGTGGCTTTGGCCATTATGGCGGCTCTGGGGACAGTTGCGATCGCAACCCTCTACCGCCTGATTTACCACTTGATTTCCCACCTGCTGTGA
- a CDS encoding SUMF1/EgtB/PvdO family nonheme iron enzyme — protein sequence MSGIRISYASSDRPWADWIAWVLQENGYPTTAQVLDSQLEGSPVGRFQQTLESADIFLVVLSTHYVTVASTQPDWPPFPRQAPTLTAWKTVPVRVDTCQVPSHWQGHTQVDLVGQSESEAERTLLGAIEARSVSAGSGQGPINDGALMARRRSATVYGYQEPLNDTLTIAMMQIPPGQFLMGSPPRELERMEREGPQCEISLPRFFMGKYPITQSQWRFVVELPLVNRQLPPQPSAFTGDTLPVEHVSWYEAVEFCDRISRHTGRSYRLPTESEWEYACRAGTTTPFHFGQTITTDVANYRGTKAYDRGPLGNYRQTTTPVDHFDIANTFGLCEMHGNVWEWCQDPWHQDYGSGMTQQQVQGNVQANQATHRVVRGGSWYSTPERCRAASRFHFRDSSSHHDVGFRVICALNQQPN from the coding sequence GTGAGTGGCATCCGCATCAGCTACGCTAGCAGTGATCGGCCCTGGGCAGATTGGATTGCCTGGGTACTGCAGGAAAATGGCTACCCCACGACAGCGCAAGTTCTAGATAGCCAGTTGGAGGGAAGTCCTGTTGGCCGATTTCAGCAGACCCTTGAGTCAGCTGATATTTTTCTCGTGGTGCTATCAACCCACTATGTTACTGTTGCCAGTACTCAGCCAGACTGGCCACCATTTCCTCGGCAAGCTCCGACTCTAACCGCCTGGAAGACTGTGCCAGTTCGCGTGGATACCTGTCAGGTTCCCTCCCATTGGCAGGGGCATACTCAAGTCGACCTCGTTGGCCAATCGGAGTCTGAGGCTGAACGGACTCTGTTGGGGGCAATTGAAGCCAGATCTGTCTCTGCTGGGAGTGGACAGGGGCCAATTAACGACGGCGCCCTCATGGCTCGCCGTCGCTCGGCAACCGTCTATGGCTATCAGGAGCCCCTGAACGATACTCTCACTATTGCGATGATGCAGATTCCCCCAGGCCAGTTTCTGATGGGGTCGCCGCCCCGGGAGCTGGAGCGTATGGAACGGGAGGGGCCTCAGTGTGAGATCAGCCTGCCTAGATTCTTCATGGGTAAATACCCTATCACTCAGAGCCAGTGGCGGTTCGTGGTAGAGTTGCCGTTGGTGAATCGGCAGCTGCCACCACAGCCATCTGCTTTTACCGGAGACACTCTTCCCGTGGAGCATGTGTCTTGGTATGAGGCTGTGGAGTTTTGCGATCGCATCAGTCGTCACACAGGGCGCTCGTACCGGCTGCCCACTGAATCCGAATGGGAATATGCTTGCCGAGCTGGCACTACCACACCGTTTCACTTCGGCCAGACCATCACCACAGATGTGGCAAATTACCGGGGCACCAAGGCCTATGACCGTGGCCCCTTAGGAAACTATCGGCAGACCACAACCCCGGTCGATCACTTTGACATTGCCAATACCTTTGGGCTTTGCGAGATGCATGGCAATGTCTGGGAGTGGTGCCAAGACCCATGGCATCAGGACTATGGTAGCGGCATGACTCAACAACAGGTTCAAGGCAATGTTCAAGCTAACCAAGCCACCCATCGCGTAGTGCGAGGAGGCTCTTGGTATAGCACCCCTGAACGCTGCCGTGCGGCTAGTCGATTCCATTTTCGCGACAGCAGCAGTCACCACGATGTCGGCTTTCGGGTAATCTGTGCCCTAAACCAGCAGCCAAACTGA